From Ischnura elegans chromosome 13 unlocalized genomic scaffold, ioIscEleg1.1 SUPER_13_unloc_1, whole genome shotgun sequence, a single genomic window includes:
- the LOC124172374 gene encoding uncharacterized protein LOC124172374 codes for MAANISASGAEKYVEERLIAGLLTGSLHQHKELLDMLEDVDSRMIKEKTLLHVGVGLGKADWVEELLARGAHTEITDDGQQNALSSAEEMVRQFPDDVERCKVLNLVSLVHRRDQVILRRLKASSSRSTDHVTPMASPECDIASLKSSVDSLRREMKSLLRQLSSSLEELKAQVCGRDTLLRYLEEAVTSTAEDVRSIKCGLIGEASLSQPTCDPARARQECVDAMMRKTRIVYGSGVDKVRRLYERLYDGDEITACIIKYLIGDDRVKVMGDFEAEFIRRMKEKVVFLDGTHRNGSELCSFCDFESETVYLGARDCSDDSEKVVCTRLAWALSQLSLQLVFDNEGRPYSKGDVECEREWMRAIEEVEDRRKRGEGLHGMISYALNQKTLKAKVCWLAAAVPSIMTFDGPKEGRAKLQQQAPLLFSLYSNNVIGTLLASGKR; via the exons ATGGCTGCCAACATTTCTGCTAGTGGCGCGGAGAAATATGTTGAGGAGAGGCTCATTGCTGGATTGCTGACTGGCTCATTGCATCAGCATAAAGAGCTGCTGGACATGTTGGAAGATGTGGATAGCAGAATGATAAAGGAGAAAACACTCTTGCATGTTGGTGTGGGACTTGGAAAGGCCGACTGGGTGGAGGAGTTACTGGCGAGAGGGGCCCACACAGAAATTACAGATGACGGCCAACAGAATGCATTGTCTTCagctgaggagatggtgcggcagttccctgaTGATGTAGAACGCTGTAAAGTTCTGAATTTAGTGTCGTTGGTTCACAGGAGAGACCAAGTTATTTTGCGTCGTCTAAAAGCATCTTCGAGTAGGAGTACTGATCATGTAACACCCAtggctagcccagaatgtgatattgcatctctcaagtcctctgtggactcattgaggcgagagatgaaatctcttttgcgacagctgagctcatcCTTGGAGGAACTCAAGGCACAGGTGTGTGGACGTGACACCCTGTTGCGTTACCTGGAAGAAGCCGTGACGTCAACAGCGGAGGATGTGAGGTCGATCAAGTGTGGACTTATTGGGGAGGCATCTTTAAGTCAACCTACATGCGATCCGGCCAGAGCAAGGCAGGAGTGTGTGGATGCAATGATGCGAAAAACACGGATAGTGTATGGAAGTGGAGTTGATAAAGTGCgtagattgtatgagagactgtatgatggagatgaaatAACTGCttgtattattaaatatttgattgGGGATGATCGGGTGAAGGTGATGGGGGACTTTGAAGCTGAGTTCATTAgaaggatgaaggagaaggttgtgTTTTTGGATGGGACTCATAGGAATGGGAGTGAATTGtgttcattttgtgattttgagagtgagactGTATATTTGGGTGCAAGGGATTGTTCTGATGATAGTGAGAAAGTGGTATGCACTAGGTTAGCTTGGGCCCTCTCACAATTATCTCTGCaattagtttttgataatgaggggAGGCCTTATAGCAAGGGAGATGTGGAATGCGAACGAGAGTGGATGAGGGCTATAGAGGAGGTGGAGGACAGGAGGAAGAGGGGGGAGGGATTACATGGAATGATCAGTTATGCATTGAATCAGAAGACACTGAAGGCAAAGGTGTGTTGGCTGGCTGCAGCTGTACCTAGTATTATGACTTTTGATGGACCCAAAGAAGGAAGAGCTAAACTGCAGCAGCAAGCCCCTCTCCTCTTCTCTCTGTATTCTAATAATGTGATTGGAACACTTTTAGCCAGTGGAAAG agatga